One window of the Paenibacillus beijingensis genome contains the following:
- a CDS encoding TnsA endonuclease N-terminal domain-containing protein produces MYSPVPIKRSTKFGNNYWEVYGRKVNRNVRLFSDLEYDNWIMIEGDPQVATYCEQPLLISYQLDNRVVNSIFDMWVQYLDGREVFMEVKYSKELLINNKDSERSLRQTKVQKLWCEERGFTYTIRTEKDIRQNRIFLSNMKLVISQVKNRQKPNDLYYYKIIKGLQRIRVKLSDFEDSFSSISKARMREIICWLIYEGKINCNADEVLIGDDLEVWLK; encoded by the coding sequence ATGTATTCTCCTGTTCCTATAAAACGTAGCACCAAGTTTGGAAATAATTATTGGGAAGTTTATGGAAGAAAGGTTAATCGTAATGTCAGATTATTTAGTGATCTTGAATACGATAATTGGATTATGATTGAAGGCGACCCTCAAGTTGCTACATATTGTGAACAGCCCTTATTGATTAGCTATCAATTAGATAATCGAGTAGTCAACTCCATATTTGATATGTGGGTTCAATACTTAGACGGTAGAGAAGTTTTTATGGAGGTTAAATATTCTAAAGAACTATTAATTAACAATAAGGACTCAGAGAGGTCTCTAAGACAAACTAAAGTGCAAAAACTTTGGTGTGAGGAACGAGGATTTACATACACCATTCGAACTGAAAAGGATATTCGACAAAATCGAATATTTTTATCAAATATGAAATTAGTCATTTCACAAGTGAAGAATCGTCAAAAACCAAATGATTTATACTACTACAAAATCATAAAAGGCTTGCAACGAATAAGGGTAAAGTTATCTGATTTTGAAGATTCATTTTCTTCTATATCAAAGGCAAGAATGAGAGAAATTATCTGTTGGTTAATTTATGAAGGTAAAATTAATTGTAATGCTGATGAAGTTTTAATAGGTGATGATTTGGAGGTTTGGTTAAAATGA
- a CDS encoding Spaf_1101 family AAA-like ATPase, giving the protein MEYENSALSTIYNMIKTSRQRYGSLKKCEFHLHTPASYDYNLIEGKEYVELNDIEVINLATEEGFLTIEQQQHLLNNIDDYRNSNYKQNIEGKDIPYDSFKEYLSYMLIAYKLYKNEIEVVIISDHNTIKGYKKLKYALNEFFIQKIKGNKNIKTKLISLFLGVEISCSEKNHLIVIFDESNYNQLESYLNEIILTEKDGTYCTSLQVFEDIKKYDGIAYLAHMNTSNYNGSSAYKKKLFNLPQMNIIGLTDKTTKDRELQKIIHYNKDAKRKFGFVYEGDSHSIASIGVKSTWVKFNKVDFASLKKAVYNHNISIYIEKPNKLDKFIKGLAIETGTDGFLKSNPNNNKNPFSSKYLIIDFSRDLNCIIGGRGTGKSTLLNIIETSASLEIDEIEKLKFICRHKVIYIVFFYMDCDYILRFIPQTKDISKYYFIEDEFIEKTYKKKTKTTYTLISNHWVQLFRVQENNVFEPVPDKSVLEILQQLFKKSYSINNIINQINNGEIGQFIKDTIFYGVDYKESTELIEKLITSHDRSFNKYLRDNAIRILSAVDTHNKLVSKKIDDFNIQNSETIRIIQSPKKKRVEYYLNDLLEVIRSNSHVAGTVLTWNDVERFIIQTSKQMGYLNFLYLLFNKKFIEIDKSNQISSFVQEEKSFKLVEMELKEITKENLISIYRAIYDKITSNRNEVQRSIQKWYEVLDDFSLEFNINLKESTRTEASVIKNIEHLSLGQKVVAILTFLFNFGNYINDTTPLLIDQPEDNLDNQYIYKNLVESLKKIKNNRQVIIATHSSTIVTNADAEQVIVMDSNYKNAWIEAKGYPSDKLIIRHILNYMEGGKESFKHKIETYSLYEEDLILKH; this is encoded by the coding sequence GTGGAGTACGAGAATTCAGCACTAAGTACTATTTATAATATGATTAAAACATCTAGACAAAGATATGGTTCTTTAAAAAAATGCGAATTTCATCTACATACACCTGCATCTTATGATTATAATCTCATTGAAGGGAAGGAATATGTAGAATTAAATGATATTGAGGTAATTAATCTTGCAACAGAAGAAGGATTTTTAACAATAGAACAGCAACAACATCTATTAAATAATATAGACGATTATAGGAACAGTAATTATAAACAAAACATAGAAGGGAAAGACATTCCTTATGACAGTTTTAAAGAATATCTTTCCTATATGCTTATAGCTTATAAACTCTACAAAAATGAGATTGAAGTGGTCATAATCTCGGATCATAACACTATAAAAGGATATAAGAAACTTAAGTACGCACTTAATGAATTTTTTATACAAAAAATAAAAGGAAACAAAAACATAAAAACAAAGCTAATTTCTCTCTTTTTAGGAGTTGAAATTTCTTGTTCAGAAAAGAATCATTTAATCGTCATCTTTGATGAATCTAATTATAATCAACTCGAAAGCTATCTGAATGAAATAATTTTAACTGAGAAAGATGGTACTTATTGCACTAGTCTTCAAGTTTTTGAAGATATTAAAAAATATGACGGGATTGCCTATTTAGCTCATATGAACACTTCTAACTATAATGGTAGCAGTGCTTATAAGAAGAAACTTTTTAATCTTCCTCAGATGAACATAATAGGATTAACTGATAAAACTACAAAAGACAGGGAACTTCAGAAGATAATTCATTATAATAAAGATGCCAAACGCAAATTTGGCTTTGTTTATGAAGGAGATTCGCATTCTATAGCGAGTATTGGAGTAAAAAGCACTTGGGTTAAATTCAATAAAGTGGATTTCGCTTCCTTAAAGAAGGCTGTTTATAATCACAATATTAGCATATATATTGAGAAACCCAATAAACTTGATAAGTTTATTAAAGGATTGGCAATCGAGACAGGGACAGACGGATTTCTAAAATCAAATCCGAATAATAACAAAAATCCTTTTTCATCTAAATACTTAATCATTGATTTTTCCCGTGATTTAAATTGCATTATCGGTGGTAGAGGCACCGGTAAAAGCACCTTATTAAATATTATTGAAACCTCAGCATCGCTGGAAATTGATGAGATTGAAAAGTTAAAGTTTATATGTAGACACAAAGTAATTTATATTGTCTTCTTCTATATGGATTGTGACTATATCCTAAGATTTATTCCTCAAACAAAAGATATAAGTAAATATTACTTTATTGAAGACGAGTTTATTGAGAAAACGTATAAGAAAAAAACCAAGACAACGTATACACTTATAAGCAATCATTGGGTTCAATTATTTCGAGTACAGGAAAATAACGTTTTTGAGCCAGTTCCTGATAAAAGTGTATTGGAAATTTTACAACAATTATTTAAGAAGAGCTATTCGATTAATAATATAATAAATCAAATTAACAATGGTGAAATAGGCCAATTTATAAAAGATACGATATTTTATGGAGTGGACTATAAAGAATCGACAGAGTTGATTGAGAAATTGATTACATCTCATGATCGTAGTTTTAACAAATACTTAAGGGATAACGCCATTAGAATATTATCAGCTGTAGATACTCACAATAAGCTAGTTTCTAAAAAAATTGATGATTTTAATATTCAAAATTCAGAAACAATTAGAATAATACAATCTCCAAAAAAGAAACGAGTAGAATATTATCTTAATGATTTGCTTGAAGTTATTCGTAGCAACAGTCATGTTGCAGGTACTGTTTTAACGTGGAATGATGTAGAAAGGTTTATTATTCAGACATCAAAACAAATGGGATACTTAAATTTTCTTTATTTATTATTTAATAAAAAATTTATAGAGATTGACAAATCTAATCAAATTTCTTCATTCGTACAAGAAGAAAAAAGTTTTAAATTAGTCGAGATGGAACTCAAAGAAATAACAAAAGAAAACCTGATCTCTATCTATAGAGCCATTTATGACAAGATTACTTCTAATAGAAACGAAGTCCAAAGAAGCATTCAAAAATGGTACGAAGTCTTAGATGATTTTTCATTGGAGTTTAATATTAATTTAAAAGAAAGCACAAGAACAGAAGCTTCTGTGATAAAAAACATTGAACATTTATCATTAGGACAAAAGGTAGTGGCGATACTCACTTTTCTGTTTAATTTTGGTAATTATATTAACGATACTACCCCTCTTTTGATTGATCAACCGGAGGATAATTTGGACAATCAGTACATTTATAAAAATTTAGTTGAAAGTTTGAAGAAAATTAAAAATAATAGACAGGTAATTATTGCTACACATAGTTCAACAATAGTCACCAACGCAGATGCAGAGCAGGTCATTGTAATGGATTCCAATTATAAAAATGCCTGGATTGAAGCAAAAGGTTACCCTTCTGATAAATTAATTATTCGTCATATTCTAAACTACATGGAGGGTGGGAAAGAGTCCTTTAAACATAAAATCGAAACATACAGTCTTTATGAAGAAGACTTAATTCTAAAGCATTGA
- a CDS encoding multiubiquitin domain-containing protein, with protein MKPEDQEKDKNVQIFVNARPKTVEKKKLSYREVVELAFGSFDPNPSVVYTVTYSKGINDAKGSLVDGKDVMVHIGMVFHVTKTDKS; from the coding sequence ATGAAACCAGAAGATCAAGAAAAGGACAAAAATGTGCAGATATTTGTTAACGCCAGACCAAAGACAGTAGAAAAGAAAAAATTGTCTTACAGAGAAGTAGTAGAATTAGCATTCGGTTCTTTTGATCCCAACCCTAGTGTGGTTTACACTGTAACGTACTCCAAAGGCATAAACGATGCCAAAGGCTCGCTTGTGGATGGCAAGGATGTTATGGTTCACATAGGGATGGTGTTCCATGTCACAAAAACTGATAAGTCTTAG
- a CDS encoding ThiF family adenylyltransferase translates to MSQKLISLSPDLKRLRDEGYEIEARSDAYALVHHVPYVNAKREIKYGTLVSDLILSANVTINPISNHVIHFCGEYPCDMHGSPIEGIRHQEPNQRLDASIIMNYSFSNRPSTGYANYYDKFIQYIKILSAPAQALDDSVTAQTYRPIESDQESQSVFHYYDTNSSRANIAPISRKLEGQKIAIIGLGGTGSYILDLIAKTPVAEIHLFDGDEFLQHNAFRSPGAPSLKTLEKREKKAKYFRDIYSHMHKGIHFHPEHLSTNNIGNILFADFVFIAIDKGTAKRVIVKVLLEHGKPFIDVGIGVDIVDESLIGQIRLTTANQNKNDHVYDRISFGDVEEDVYSTNIQIAELNALNASLAVIQWKKLYGFYQPSSFEFNSTHSTYTGDLLNEDRHE, encoded by the coding sequence ATGTCACAAAAACTGATAAGTCTTAGTCCGGATTTAAAGAGATTGCGGGATGAAGGGTATGAGATTGAAGCAAGAAGTGATGCATACGCTCTAGTCCATCACGTCCCTTACGTGAATGCAAAACGTGAAATTAAATATGGTACATTGGTTTCGGATCTTATACTTTCGGCCAATGTGACCATAAATCCGATATCAAACCATGTTATCCATTTTTGTGGTGAATATCCATGTGATATGCATGGATCCCCCATTGAAGGCATCAGGCATCAAGAGCCAAATCAACGTCTTGATGCCAGCATAATTATGAATTACTCTTTTTCAAACAGGCCCAGCACAGGCTATGCGAATTATTACGATAAATTCATCCAATATATCAAAATCTTATCTGCACCTGCCCAGGCGTTAGATGATTCGGTTACAGCCCAAACCTATCGACCAATCGAATCCGATCAAGAGTCGCAGTCGGTGTTCCATTATTATGATACGAATAGCAGCAGAGCGAATATTGCACCGATCTCCAGAAAATTAGAAGGGCAAAAGATTGCAATAATCGGTCTTGGTGGTACTGGTTCTTATATCTTGGATCTTATCGCAAAAACTCCGGTTGCGGAAATTCATCTCTTTGATGGGGATGAGTTTCTGCAGCATAACGCCTTTCGATCGCCAGGAGCTCCATCATTAAAAACATTGGAAAAACGCGAAAAAAAAGCCAAGTATTTTCGTGACATTTATTCACACATGCACAAGGGAATTCATTTCCACCCAGAACACCTAAGCACAAATAATATCGGAAATATTCTGTTTGCCGATTTTGTGTTCATCGCTATTGATAAGGGCACTGCAAAACGCGTGATTGTAAAGGTCTTGCTGGAACATGGGAAACCTTTTATTGATGTAGGTATCGGTGTTGATATTGTCGATGAATCTCTCATCGGTCAGATTCGTTTAACAACTGCAAATCAAAATAAGAACGATCATGTATATGATCGGATTTCGTTTGGCGATGTAGAAGAAGATGTGTATTCAACGAATATTCAAATAGCTGAGCTCAATGCGCTAAATGCATCTCTGGCGGTGATTCAATGGAAGAAGCTGTACGGATTTTATCAGCCTTCTAGTTTCGAATTTAACAGTACACATTCCACATACACAGGGGATCTGCTCAATGAAGACCGTCACGAATAA
- a CDS encoding DUF6527 family protein, with protein MKTVTNNKRVYPVFTSIIPDVLELDKVYISIDYKTVVHLCACGCGEEVVTPLQPSEWKITYDGETVSLHPSIGNWSYKCRSHYWIKKNQIVWAEDWSDERVKRTRQLDTQRKNLDSNGNGQQKSTTKATKGDTQTSKPITVWDRFKRFFK; from the coding sequence ATGAAGACCGTCACGAATAATAAACGGGTTTACCCTGTATTTACTTCGATCATTCCAGATGTCTTGGAGCTAGACAAGGTTTATATCAGTATTGATTACAAAACGGTTGTACATCTATGTGCTTGTGGATGTGGTGAGGAAGTTGTTACTCCTCTACAGCCTTCAGAGTGGAAAATCACCTATGATGGCGAAACGGTCTCATTACATCCATCCATAGGAAATTGGTCATACAAGTGCAGATCCCATTATTGGATCAAGAAAAACCAAATCGTATGGGCAGAAGATTGGTCCGATGAACGAGTCAAACGAACAAGGCAGTTGGATACACAGAGGAAAAATCTCGATTCAAATGGGAATGGCCAACAGAAGTCTACAACAAAGGCAACAAAAGGAGATACGCAAACAAGCAAGCCAATAACTGTTTGGGATCGTTTCAAAAGATTCTTCAAGTAA
- a CDS encoding ComEC/Rec2 family competence protein, which yields MKRRADVLKVGHHGSRFSTGNPWLAYWQPQAAAISVGRNNIYRHPSDHTLNRLEEADIPVWRTDLNGEIEFRVKSSSELHVRAVRQ from the coding sequence ATGAAACGCCGGGCGGACGTGTTGAAAGTGGGGCATCACGGGAGCCGATTTTCCACCGGCAATCCATGGCTCGCTTATTGGCAGCCGCAGGCGGCCGCCATTTCCGTCGGACGAAACAACATCTATCGGCATCCGAGCGATCATACGCTGAACAGACTGGAGGAAGCGGACATACCGGTGTGGCGCACCGATTTGAACGGGGAGATCGAATTCCGGGTGAAATCGTCCTCCGAGCTGCATGTAAGGGCGGTGCGTCAATAA
- a CDS encoding RNA polymerase sigma factor, whose amino-acid sequence MVEPGLIRAAQEGDRDALITLLREIETHVYRTAYYILGNEQDAMDAAQEALIRIYTKINSYEEKAQFKTWVQRIVTNICIDKFRRSKPTVSIEEHEMVFREKQNVEEEVLSAYAAKDIRDAIDMLPDHHRAVVVLRYLQDFSYNEIADSLDLPLNTVKSYLFRARQQLQTLLHDYQKGGVRG is encoded by the coding sequence GTGGTGGAGCCAGGTCTCATAAGAGCCGCTCAAGAGGGCGATCGCGACGCCCTAATAACCCTGCTGCGCGAAATCGAAACCCACGTATACCGAACCGCTTACTATATTCTGGGCAATGAGCAGGACGCAATGGACGCCGCCCAGGAGGCGCTTATCCGGATTTATACGAAAATAAACTCCTACGAAGAAAAAGCCCAGTTTAAAACATGGGTTCAACGCATTGTTACGAATATCTGCATTGATAAATTCCGTCGCAGCAAGCCGACGGTTTCGATCGAAGAGCACGAAATGGTATTCCGCGAGAAACAGAATGTCGAGGAAGAGGTTCTATCCGCTTATGCGGCAAAAGATATCCGGGATGCGATCGACATGCTGCCCGACCATCATCGGGCGGTCGTCGTCCTGCGTTACCTGCAGGATTTTTCGTATAACGAAATTGCCGATTCGCTGGACCTTCCGCTTAATACGGTTAAATCGTATCTTTTTCGAGCCCGTCAACAACTGCAAACCTTACTTCATGATTATCAGAAAGGCGGTGTGAGAGGATGA
- a CDS encoding zf-HC2 domain-containing protein, whose translation MDDMQRQLDGDLDERESDILMAHLQNCPECSEMFDRLQRLSQELEQLPKVMPPFSLVDAIMPKLAEIDAAAVGTGTSVTRNVAGLRRNYGSALTLPTSEAEHRRASDDAGETLAGRSSRLEKRRKRRFTFGALGGIVAAAVVAGLFLVTYQPNMISSGNQAADALPSSGSAAESSASGDFSASTKASSSESKESDNSQRSTAAQESEQNQKMDSSENPEASADGSSTEKQAPALGDDYVVPQQSNQGESSGDPDKTFSAPDEKSSLPSNGSMDGPDSGSEESSTSDSSADGTNSGSAGAAEAPGGDSPDLKDGIAGGNPESGAAGGTDGSSPAHPGIAGTPGQETGPNMGIAASPEAMVSPSDTSPDGTFKAAVKDGVVSVYKAEGGGGVVFESDPKKGTIGNLAWIDNKTLTYTVTNGEDSKVTYKVDVEAGSESQQ comes from the coding sequence ATGGACGATATGCAACGACAATTGGACGGCGATCTTGACGAGCGCGAAAGCGACATCCTGATGGCTCATTTGCAAAACTGCCCCGAATGTTCGGAAATGTTCGACCGTCTGCAGCGATTGTCTCAAGAGCTGGAACAGCTCCCTAAAGTGATGCCGCCGTTCAGCCTGGTGGATGCGATTATGCCGAAACTTGCGGAGATCGACGCCGCTGCCGTCGGGACGGGCACTTCGGTTACCCGTAATGTTGCGGGCCTGCGGCGAAACTACGGCTCGGCTCTCACGCTTCCGACATCGGAAGCGGAGCATCGCCGGGCTTCGGACGACGCAGGAGAAACGTTAGCCGGCAGGTCTTCCCGCTTGGAGAAACGCCGTAAACGCCGCTTCACGTTTGGGGCGCTGGGCGGAATCGTCGCGGCCGCGGTCGTGGCCGGTCTGTTTCTGGTTACGTACCAGCCGAATATGATCTCGAGCGGCAATCAGGCTGCGGATGCCCTGCCCTCATCCGGCTCGGCCGCCGAGTCTTCGGCCAGCGGCGATTTCTCGGCAAGCACGAAGGCGTCGTCATCCGAAAGTAAGGAGAGTGACAACTCACAGCGGAGCACGGCCGCGCAGGAGTCCGAGCAGAATCAAAAAATGGACAGCTCCGAAAATCCCGAAGCTTCCGCCGACGGCTCTTCAACCGAGAAACAAGCGCCTGCTTTAGGGGACGATTATGTCGTTCCGCAGCAGAGCAATCAAGGGGAAAGCTCAGGCGATCCGGACAAGACGTTTTCTGCTCCGGATGAAAAGAGCAGCCTGCCTTCGAACGGATCAATGGACGGGCCCGATTCGGGCAGCGAGGAAAGCAGCACGTCCGACTCATCCGCGGACGGTACGAATTCCGGCTCTGCCGGTGCAGCGGAAGCGCCGGGCGGAGATTCGCCGGATCTAAAGGACGGCATCGCCGGCGGGAACCCGGAAAGCGGTGCAGCCGGCGGCACGGACGGAAGTTCGCCAGCCCACCCCGGGATTGCCGGAACTCCCGGCCAAGAGACCGGTCCGAATATGGGCATTGCGGCATCTCCCGAAGCGATGGTGTCTCCAAGCGATACTTCCCCGGACGGCACGTTCAAAGCGGCTGTGAAAGACGGCGTCGTGTCGGTCTACAAAGCCGAAGGCGGCGGAGGCGTCGTGTTTGAGAGCGACCCGAAGAAGGGAACGATCGGCAACCTTGCCTGGATCGACAACAAGACGCTGACTTATACCGTAACGAACGGCGAGGACAGTAAAGTGACGTACAAGGTCGATGTGGAGGCAGGTTCCGAATCGCAGCAATAA
- the holA gene encoding DNA polymerase III subunit delta, whose amino-acid sequence MEAKDALKELKNGRISPVYALYGKDRYRMKQFAELLADKLLDKDERELGIVKFDTSETPLEEIVGEAETLPFFVSRKLVLVRDGSVLASSGKENGKIEHRTESFLSYMEQPSETSVIVFLVQAEKLDERRKIVKLLKERNLLVPFPELTETELMGWLQRRAREHNRTMTIEAAQLLISRTGTGMQALSQEADKLCLFAGEGGTIGEEEVARLTASTVEEDVFALIDAMAELRMERTLALYRELLLRREEPIRIAALVARQLRIMLQIKELEQHRYSPQQMAGQLGLHPYAVKLAAAKARRFDTATLGRRLSELADLDYRMKTGQVEKTLGLELFFLSMGEKSGAGSPQAGTGIR is encoded by the coding sequence ATGGAGGCCAAAGACGCATTAAAAGAATTGAAGAACGGCCGCATCTCGCCCGTGTACGCGCTGTACGGCAAAGACCGCTACCGGATGAAGCAGTTCGCCGAGCTGCTTGCGGACAAGCTGCTGGACAAGGATGAGCGGGAGCTTGGCATCGTTAAGTTTGACACGTCGGAGACACCTCTGGAAGAAATTGTCGGGGAAGCGGAAACGCTGCCCTTTTTTGTGTCGCGCAAGCTGGTGCTTGTACGGGACGGTTCCGTACTGGCATCGTCCGGGAAAGAGAACGGCAAAATCGAGCACCGGACGGAGTCGTTTCTATCTTATATGGAACAACCGTCCGAGACCAGTGTGATCGTGTTTCTGGTGCAGGCCGAGAAACTCGACGAGCGGCGCAAAATTGTAAAGCTGCTGAAGGAACGCAACCTGCTCGTTCCTTTTCCGGAGCTGACGGAGACGGAGCTGATGGGCTGGCTGCAGCGCCGCGCGCGCGAGCATAACCGGACGATGACCATTGAGGCGGCGCAGCTGCTTATTTCCCGTACGGGCACCGGCATGCAGGCGCTCTCCCAGGAAGCGGACAAGCTGTGCCTGTTCGCCGGAGAGGGCGGTACGATCGGAGAGGAAGAAGTGGCCCGGCTGACCGCTTCCACCGTCGAAGAAGACGTATTTGCGCTCATCGATGCGATGGCTGAACTGCGGATGGAACGGACGCTTGCGCTGTACCGGGAACTGCTGCTGCGCCGAGAGGAACCGATTCGCATCGCCGCGCTCGTCGCGCGCCAGCTGCGGATCATGCTTCAGATCAAGGAGCTTGAGCAGCACCGGTACTCGCCGCAGCAAATGGCCGGCCAGCTGGGGCTTCATCCGTATGCGGTAAAGCTGGCTGCCGCGAAAGCGCGCCGGTTCGATACGGCGACGCTCGGACGGCGTCTATCGGAGCTGGCGGACCTGGACTACCGGATGAAAACGGGCCAGGTGGAGAAGACGCTCGGTCTGGAGCTTTTTTTCCTCTCGATGGGGGAGAAGTCAGGCGCGGGATCGCCCCAGGCAGGAACGGGCATACGCTGA
- the rpsT gene encoding 30S ribosomal protein S20 → MPNIKSAIKRVKTSEKRRALNASQKSALRTAVKTADQAIAGTDVEVAKAALIEATKKLDKAVTKGLIHKNAASRKKSRLAKKLNALSAQA, encoded by the coding sequence ATGCCAAACATTAAATCCGCTATTAAACGCGTTAAAACGAGCGAGAAACGCCGCGCTCTGAACGCATCCCAAAAATCCGCGCTTCGTACGGCCGTTAAAACTGCAGACCAAGCTATCGCAGGTACCGATGTTGAAGTTGCAAAAGCAGCTTTGATCGAAGCTACGAAAAAGCTGGATAAAGCAGTAACCAAAGGCCTGATCCATAAAAATGCGGCTTCCCGCAAAAAATCGCGTCTGGCCAAAAAGCTGAATGCCTTGTCGGCACAAGCGTAA
- the gpr gene encoding GPR endopeptidase, protein MNELDLSRYAVHTDLALEAKEMAEGGAAGPIPGVVSESSEQDGIRVTRLRVENEAGSRAIGKIIGNYVTLEVPGLRTHDSELHNKVATRLAQEFELFLQGIGVGAGAKVLVVGLGNWNVTPDALGPLVVENTMVTRQFFELMPDQVAPGYRSVSAVAPGVLGITGIESSEIVQGIVEKTRPDVIIAIDALASKSLDRVNTTIQIADTGIHPGSGIGNKRKGLTRDILGVPVVAVGVPTVVYASTVVNNVIDMMRDHFRAHTGSTSQIFGLMDSLGENERLQLVKEVLNPLGHDLLVTPKEIDQFIEDIANIIASGLNASLHEAVDTSNVAAFTH, encoded by the coding sequence ATGAACGAGCTTGATTTGAGCCGGTATGCGGTACATACCGATTTGGCGCTCGAAGCGAAGGAAATGGCGGAAGGCGGCGCAGCGGGGCCGATCCCCGGCGTTGTCTCCGAATCTTCGGAACAGGACGGCATCAGAGTGACCCGGCTGCGCGTCGAGAACGAAGCCGGTTCGAGGGCGATCGGCAAAATCATCGGCAATTACGTGACGCTCGAAGTACCGGGGCTGCGCACGCACGACAGCGAGCTTCACAATAAAGTGGCGACCCGGCTGGCGCAGGAGTTCGAGCTTTTTTTGCAGGGGATCGGCGTTGGAGCAGGAGCCAAAGTGCTCGTTGTCGGACTGGGCAACTGGAATGTAACTCCGGATGCGCTCGGCCCGCTCGTGGTGGAGAACACGATGGTGACGCGCCAATTTTTCGAGCTGATGCCGGATCAGGTGGCGCCCGGCTACCGTTCCGTCAGCGCCGTCGCGCCCGGAGTGCTGGGCATTACCGGAATCGAGTCGAGCGAAATCGTGCAGGGCATTGTGGAAAAAACGCGGCCGGATGTCATTATCGCGATTGATGCGCTCGCTTCCAAATCGCTGGACCGTGTCAATACGACGATCCAGATCGCCGATACCGGCATCCATCCCGGTTCCGGCATCGGCAACAAACGAAAAGGGCTGACGCGCGATATTCTTGGGGTTCCGGTTGTGGCGGTCGGCGTTCCGACGGTTGTGTATGCTTCCACGGTGGTCAACAATGTGATCGATATGATGCGCGATCATTTCCGCGCGCATACCGGCAGCACCTCGCAAATCTTCGGCTTGATGGACAGTTTGGGAGAAAATGAACGATTGCAGCTGGTCAAGGAAGTGCTCAATCCGCTTGGCCACGATCTGCTCGTGACTCCGAAGGAAATCGACCAGTTTATTGAAGATATTGCGAACATCATCGCCAGCGGCCTTAACGCTTCGCTGCATGAAGCGGTGGATACGTCCAACGTGGCTGCGTTTACGCACTGA